The Stutzerimonas stutzeri DNA window ATCGCGTGAACAAGAACCTGGACTTGCAGCTGAACGTGCAGAACCTGACCGACAAGCGCTACTTCGATCAGGTCTACGGCAGCCACTATGCTCATGTCGCAGCCGGTCGGACCGCATTGCTGAGCACCAATTTCCACTTCTGATCCGCAGGCGTGAAAGAACAAAGGCCGCTCTTCGAAGCGGCCTTTGTCGTTATCAGGCGTCAGTACAGGTCGCGGCGATAGCGTCCCTGTTCGCTCAACTGCTCCAGTCGCGTCTGGCCGAGCAGCCCCAGCAGTATCTGCTGCACCTCCTGGCCCATGCCCTCGAGGCTGCCACAGACATAGATCGCCGCGCCCTGTGCGACCCAGTGGCGCAGGTCGTCTGCCGCATCCCGCAGGACGTGCTGCACGTAGCGCTTCTCAGGCTGGTCGCGAGAGAACGCCAGGTCCAGCCGCTGCAGATGGCCGCTTTCACGCCACAGTGCCAATTCTTCGTGGAAGAGAAAGTCGTGTGCCGCGTTGCGCTCGCCGAACAGCAGCCAGTTGCGCGAGCCCGGATGTGCGGCACGTTCGCGCAGGTGCGCACGCAGTACGGCAATGCCCGTGCCGTTGCCGATCAGGATGAGTGGCGTGGCGGCGTCCGGGCCATGGAATGCGGGGTTGCTGCGGATGCGCAGATCGATCTCTTCGCCAATGGCCGCGTAGCGGCATAACCAGCCGGAACCGAGCCCGGGAGTGCCATCGGCCTGGAAGGCTTCGCGTACCACCAGCTGCACGGCGCCGTCCGCCGGTATCGAGGCGATGGAATATTCGCGGTGTGGCAACGGCGGCAAGGCCAGCAGCGCCTCGGCGTCGAGGCCGTGCAGGTCGCCAGTGGCGGGCAGATGCCTTCTGGACAGTTGTGCGGCCAGGCTTTGGCCGTCGAACAATTCATGAGGATCGAGGCCCACATCGAGCAACAAGGCTTCGATGCGCGCGAGCGCATGGCGCGGGCCGACCTCGACGATATCGCCTGCGCGCCATGATGTCTGTTCGCTCGGCGGTGCAAGGGTCAGCAGCTGTACCGGCGCCCCGGAACTGCCAGGGTTGAGGCAATGCCGGTCGGTCAGGCGCCAGGGTTGATAGGGTGCCGGCAGCCAGTCGCTGAAATGGCTGTCGCCGCTCAGGTGGGCCAGTTGATGTTGCCAGTGACGTAGCACGCCAGGATCGCCGCGATCGGCTTCCAGCCGGTCGAACAGCGGCAAGCCCCCGAGCTGGCGCAGACGCTCGTCGAGGCGGCGGCCGAAGGCACAGAAATCCCGGTACTGGCGATCACCGAAGGCCAGTACGGCATATTCCAGCGATTGCGCATGAATGCCATCGGCGGCGAGCCGCTGCTCGAAGCGGGCCGCATTGTCCGGTGCCTCGCCTTCGCCGTAGGTGCTGACGACGAACAGGATGCGCGGGGCCGCCCAGTGGTTCGGGTCCAGCGCATTGAGCGGCAGCAGCAGCGTCTGCTGGCCCGCGTCGCGCAGCTGCGCTGCGCTGCGTTCGGCGAAGTCCTGTGCCTGACCGCCCTGGCTGGCATAGGCGATCACCAGCTGTGCCGGGCCATCGACGGCCGCGCGCGGGCGCAACCGTCCATGCCAGCAGCGTAGCGAAAGCGCGAGATAGAGCGCGATCACCACTGCCGCGCTGACCTCCCGCGCCGGTTGCCACCAGAGCAGGCAGGACGCGACGGCGATACAGCTGTACAGCGGCCAGGCGCGCAGAAGCGCTAAGAGGGATGAGTGCAACGGAAGGCTCATCGACGAGGGGGAAAAGGCTGGCCCGAGCCGTTACGACGGCTCGGACCTGGTCGGCGCGTCAGGGCGCCAGCACTTCCAGGGTTGCGCTGTAGCTGGCGCGGCGCTCGGTGGCCGGCTTGCTGACGCCCTTGTCGGTGGTCAGCTCGGCTTCCATCCAGTACATGCCCGCTTCTGGCCAGGTAATGCTCACCTTGCCGTCCTTGTCGGTTTTCGCCTTTATCTCACCGAGCTCGTCGCGATAGCGGTTGCCTCCCGGAATCACGCTGATCTCGACATCGGCGGCCGGCTTGCCGTCGAGCAGGAAGACGAAGTCTGCCGCTTCGCCGGCGAACAGGTCGTTGGGGTGGGTGACGGGCTTGAGCTCCAGGCCCTGGCCGGTCGGTGCGAGCACTTCGGTGGATGGCGCGCCGGAGGTGACGAACACTTCCATGCGGTTGCTGGTCTGGCTGACCTTGAGCCCTTCGGCCTTCGCCGGGACGTCCTTGGTGAAGCTTTCCGCGGTGCCCATCCAGCGGCGCGGCTGACCGTTTTCCTTCCAGCTGGCGAACAGGCCACTGTTGGCCACGGCCAGCTTGTAGGTGCCTTTCTGGCTCAGCTGTACATCGAAGGTGCTGCGGTAGCGGCCGATGCTGCCGTTCTGCGCGGACACGTTCGAGCCATCCGGCGCGATGATCTGCAGTTCGGGAACCGGCCGGCGCATGCCCGGCGGGCCGCCTGCCGGCGCCTGGGCTGCCTCGCCGATGCCCTTGAGGCGCATCGGTACGTGTTCGAAGTAGAACAGATCGTTGGAAACGGCAGCGTCGACGGTGATCCATGGCTCTTCGCCGGAGAGTACGGTGGCCGAGGGCAGCATCCAGGCGCGGTGGGCCTGGGCCGACAGCGGCAGACAGACGGCGAGCGCCAGGGTGGTCCATTTGATGACGGGTTTCATGGCGTGGGTCCTGTTCATGGGGTCAGCTTGAGGGTGATTGCGCCCAGTTCGCTCTGACCCTGGGCTTGGTGCTCGGCGCTCTGTTTAGGCGGCCAGCTGAACGGCACACGCAGCAGTTCGCGGCCGCCGACTTCACGGGCGGCCTCGACCACGACGCGGTACTCGCCCGCTTCCAGCGTCTTGAGTGGCGCCTGCCGGTCGGAGAACTGCAACCTGTGACTGCCCACGGCACGGGTGGCACCGCTGACACCGTCGACCGGCATTTCCAGGCTGCGGCCACTGCGTCTCCACCACTGGCGCAGGTCCTTGAGCCACTTCTCGCCCTCCTTGTCCTTGAGCTTGGTGTCGTACCACACCGCCAGATTGGCGACATGGCTCTGGTCCGGTCGCTCGAGCCAGATGGCGACATAGGGGCGGTGGTACTCGGCGACATCCAGACGCGGGATTTCCACGTCCAGCTGCAGGTCCGCCGCGTGCAGCGGGGCGCTGAGCAGGGCGAGGGGCAACAACAGGCGTTTACGCATGGGCAGTCCTTAATGAATGAAGAGCAGCGCCAGCAGCAGCGGTATCACCAGCCCCAGGCCTACCAGCGGCCAGGTGCTGGGCCGGTTGCCGGCGTGACGTTGCAGGAGCAGCAGGCCGGTGAGGCTGAACACCACACAGGCAACGGCGAAGAAGTCGATGAACCAGCTCCAGGCCTCACCGGTGTGGCGGCCCTTGTGCAGGTCGTTGAAGTAGGCGATCCAGCCGCGGTCGGTCGACTCGTATTCCAGTTCGCCGGTTTCGCTACTCAGGCTCAGCCAGGCATCGCCGCCGGGGCGCGGCAGGGCGACATAGAGTTCGCCATCGCTCCATTCGGCCTCACGCCCGGCCAGGCGAATGTCCAGTGTCTGCTCCAGCCAAGCGCGCAGTTCGACGGGCAGACCCGACTCGGGCGTTTCGGTTTGCAGTTTGGCGAGCAGCGATTCGGGAAGCTGCGCAGCGCGGCTTTGCACCTGCGGTTTGCTTTCGATCTGGCCGGCGTGGTTGAGGGTGATGCCCGTGACTGAGAAGAGCAGCATGCCAACCAGGCACAGCGCGGAGCTGATCCAGTGCCATTGGCGCAACGTGCCGAGCCACAGACGCATGGTGATTCTTACCTTGGAGAAGAGTGGGGCGAATTCTAGGGTGCCTGCTCACAGAGATGCTAAAGATTTACAAACAGCATACATTCGCGTCTTTGCTGTCAGGCTGTACCGGAAACAACGAAGCCGGGTCCAACCCGGCTCGTCGTCTTCTGGGCGGTCAGAAGGTGAAGTTGGCGGACAGCCACAGACGGCGGCCTTCTTCCACGATTCCAGTAGTGGCGGCACCGAAGTGGCTGTAGTCGGTGCCGTAAGCGGGGTCGCCAGGTACTCCGCCCGGCGCAGTAATAACACCTGCGCTGTTATAACGGGGAGTTGAATAGGTGGTGTAGGCACTACCGTCGACAAAGTCTTTGTCGAACAGGTTGTAAATCGTCGCGTTGATAGTCAGGTTCTCGGCAGCTCGATACGACCCGCCAAGATGGAACAGGGTATACGCCTTAGTGTTCTTGCCCAGCGTGTCGTAGATCGACTGGCTGGTGGAGTAGGTGCCATCGGCATTCGCGAGGTTGGCATAGCTGGAGGTAAAGCGCGCACGCTCCCCGCGATACTCGCTCTTCAACCACAGGCCCAGGCGCTCAGAGGTCTGCCAGTCGAGTTTAACGTTGGCCAGGTGTTCAGGCGTGTTGGTTAGCGGTTCGCCTTTGTTACTGCCACTCTTTTGCTCGCTATCGGTGTAGGTGTAATTGCCGCTCAACGTCCAGGCGGGAGCGAAGTTCCAGCTGGCAGCCAGCTCGATGCCCTTGGTGGTCGCATCGTCGATGTTGATGTTGCGTGGGCAGGTTCCCGGTGGGGTGCTGCCGGAGCCGGGGTTGCTGGCGCACAGAGGATTTGCTACCGGGTCACCAGAGGCGATCTTGTCCTTAAATTTGTTATGGAACAGCGTGGCGTTCGCGCTAAAGCCCGTAAGGCTGTCGTAGTAAGCGCCGAGTTCGGTCGTCGTACTGGTTTCCGGTTTCAGGTCGGGATTACCGATGGTCGTGGTCGAGCCCTGCCCGGTAACTCCATTGATGCCATCGTGCAGATCATTTAGGTCTGGCGCTTTGTAACCACGGCTGACGCCACCTTTGAGCGTCCAGTGATCGGTGGTATTCCACACTAGATACGCGCGGGGGCTGAAATGGCCACCGAAGGTTTCATGGTCGTCATATCGGCCGCCGACGGTCAGTGCCAGATCGTTGCGAATACGCCACTCATTTTCTGCAAAGACTGCTTTGGTCGTTTGCTCGAAATCCTCCCCAGCGAGGCTGTCGGTCATCTCCGCTTTCCACCACTGGAGCCCTACCGTAGCGATGTTGGCGTCTCCAATCGGAGTGGTGAGTTTGCTGTCCAAAACAGTATTCGTTGTTTTGAGCTCGCGGTCGTCGCCGACGATGATAGAGGGGAAGTTGGGGTACGGGGCGCCGATTGGGAGGAAACCGGGACGGCCGAAGGTGCCGCCGGGAATGGTGCGGCCAATGGTTTCAGTGGTGTTTCGCATCAGACTGCTGTCGACTGTGCCGAAGCCAAAGCGGCCTGTGTGAGTCAGTGCGTACTGATCACGCTCGAAACGCAGCTTGTCGGCGTAGCCATTGGCCTGTGTTGGCTGGTTGACGCTGCACCCCGTATCCGCAGCGCCGCTGCCCTGGCCATCAAGAGTTCCGAGCTGGCAGTCGTCATTCTCGTAACGTTGCCGGCCACGCTCAACGTCCAATGAGATGTCGTGGCTATCGTTGGGCGTCAGGGTCAGACGGCCACCTATGGTGTGATTGCCGCCCTCGACCGCAGAGCCACCACGGCGGCTCATGGGTACGCCAGGAGCAATCTCCAGATCGGACGCTTCACGATCGAACAGGCTTCCGCGCAGCTGCAGGCCCAGCAAGCCATCGACCAGCGGGCCACTGGCGTAGATGCTGGTGTTGCGGGTATCGCCGAAGTCGCGGTCTTCCTGGTAGGTGTAGTCCTGCGTCAGCGATCCGGTCCATTCCTTGGCCACCTTGCGGGTAATGATGTTGATCACGCCGCCCATGGCGTCAGAACCATAAAGCGTCGACATCGGGCCGCGGATGACTTCGATACGTTCGATGGCAGAGAGTGGCGGCATGAAGCTGGTGGACGTTTCGTTGAAGCCGTTGGGCGTGACATTGCCCGCCGCGTTCTGACGGCGCCCGTCGATAAGGATCAGGGTGTACTGGCTCGGCATGCCGCGGATGCTGATATTCAATCCGCCGGTCTTGCCCGTGCCCTGGCCGATGTCGATGCCTTCCACGTCGCCCAGAGCCTGCGCCAGGTTGTTGTAGCGCTTTTGCTGCAGATCTTCACGGCTGATGACGCTGATGCTCGCCGGTGCTTCGGTGATCTTCTGTTCGAAGCCTGCGGCACTGACGACCGTGTCGTTGAGCGTGACAGGCGCGTTCTGGGCCAGGGCCGTCCAGCTGCAGCCGATCATGGCGCAGGACAGGGCAGTACGTGCGAAGGGGGTAGACATGCGGGCTCCTTGTAGCCGTCTCGTTGGCGCCAGCATGATAATCATTCGTAAACGAGAATTTACGCTTTACTGCATTAAGTTCTCATTTGTGATGTCCAATCGGTCGCCAGCCCTTGCATGGCGCGGGCTGGCCATTTGTAAGCAGATATTTAAAAGTGGTCCGAACGGTCAGTTTCGGTCATGGCATCTGAACTTCGATGACGCCGTCGGCGTTGATCGTGACCTGGCGAGTGCCTGCCTCGATCTCCGGTACCGGTGCTGATTCCATCATGTCCATCTTCATCGCGCTGCTACGCATGACCGGCTGAAAGCCGCCGCCGTTGAGGTTGAGGCTCACTAGCTTGTAGCCGCTGCCGCCCAGGGCTTCGGTCGCCAGCTGGGCGCGGGCCTGGAACGCGGCTACGGCATCCTTGAGCAGAGCGTCCTCGTTCTGCTTGCGGATCGGATCGGAGACGCTGAAATACATGCCGCCCATCTTCAGGCTCTTCATCAGTTCGGCAGTCAGTTTCGACAGGCTGGCGAAATCGCCGCTTTCCAGGCGCAGCTCGGCACGCTCTCGCCAGCCGGTGATCTGCTGACCCTTGTCGTCGTAGACCGGATAGCTGTTGCGGCTGCCCTGGCTGACGATCACGTCCTTGTTCTGGCGAGCGGTCTGCAGCGCCTGGTTCAACGCGCGAGTCGTCTGCGCCGCGAGCTCGGCGGGGTCGCTGTGCTGTGCTTCGCTGTAGAGCGTGACGTGCATACGGTCATGGGCCACTTCGCTGCTGACTTCGGCGCGCAGGGCGACCTGGTTGTAGCGGGCCTCTTCGGCCATGGCGGGCAGGCTGGTAGCGCTCGCGAGCACGGCGACGAAGGCTGCGCGGCGGAGGAGGGATGGGTGCATAACGGGTCCTTGGCATGGGCACCGGTGCGGTGCGGTAGCTCAAGACTCTAACTCCGCCAGCGAATGTGTGCAGCAGTCCGTGCGTCGAGTTGCCGCATTTTGGGCTGGCTTGCGAACGGCTTGGTTATACTCCGCCGAATTGTTGGAGACTCCATGTACGCATCCGTCCCGCTGCTGTCCGCCAGCCGGCAGAACCTTCGGCTTCTGACCCTAATTCGCATCGTGGTGCTGGCCGCACAGTCCGGTGCCGTGGGTGTGGCCTACGCAACCCAGCTGCTGACGCTGCCCTGGCTGGCGCTGGGAATCACCCTGGCGGTGTCCGCTGTGCTTTGCCTGGGAACGGCGCTGCGCTTGCGCGGGCCCTGGCCGGTCACCGAGCTCGAATATGCGGTGCATCTGGGCTGCGACCTGCTGATCCACAGCGCCCTGCTTTACTACTCCGGTGGTTCGACCAACCCCTTCGTCTCCTATTACCTGGTTCCGCTGACCATCGCCGCGGCGACACTGCCCTGGCTGTATTCCATCGTGCTTTCCGGGCTGGCGCTGCTGGGCTACACGCTGATGCTGGTGTGGTACGACCCGCTCACCCTGCCGCCGTTCGAGCGCGCCACGCTGCAGGTCTACGGCATGTGGCTGAGCTTCGCCCTGGCGGCGGCGCTGATTACCTTCTTCGTCGCGCGCATGGCCGAGCAACTGCGCCGTCAGGAGCAGCAGCAGGCCCAGCGACGTGAGGAGAGCATGCGTGACCAGCAGCTGCTGGCCGTGGCGACCCAGGCCGCCGGTGCCGCCCATGAGCTGGGCACGCCGCTGGCGACCATGAGCGTGCTGCTCAAGGAGTTGCGCCAGGAATACAACGACCCGCAGTTGAACGAGGATCTCGGCCTGCTGCAGTCGCAGGTCCAGCTCTGCAAGGAAAGCCTGCGCCAGCTGGTTCGCGCCGCCGAGGCGGACCGGCGGCAGGCCGTGGTCGAGCAGACGGCGCGCGAGTGGGTCGAATCGGTGCTGCAGCGCTGGCATCTCATGCGTCCCGAGGCCACCTACCGCTTCCACTGCGTGGGCCTTGGCAGCGCGCCCAAGCTGATGCCACCGGCGGACCTCAGCCAGTCGCTGCTCAACCTGTTGAACAATGCCACCGATGCCAGCCCGGAAGATCTCGAGATTCGTCTGGACTGGGATGCGCAGTGGATCCGGCTGACCATTCGCGACCATGGCGCCGGCGTGCCGCTGGCCATTGCCGAGCAGATTGGCCGCCCCTTCATCACGACCAAGGGCAAAGGTTTCGGCCTTGGTCTGTTTCTCAGTCAGGCCAGCGTCACCCGCGCTGGCGGCACGGTGAAGCTCTACAATCACGAAGAAGGTGGCACACTGACCGAGCTACGCCTGCCGCACGGCTCGGTACGCGCGTGAACCTGATCGTGACCAATGCGAGGAAATGCACAGATGACCGACGAGTTGCAGCAAGAGGGTGAGGAACAGCCTCATCTGCTCCTGGTGGATGACGACCCCACGTTCACCCGGGTGATGGCGCGCGCCATGAGCCGTCGCGGACTGCAGGTCAGTATCGCCGGTTCGGCCGAAGAGGGCCTGGCGCTGGCCAAGCAGGACGTTCCCGATTACGCGGTCCTCGACCTGAAGATGGAGGGTGATTCGGGCCTGGTGCTGTTGCCCAAGCTGCTCGAGCTCGACCCGGAGATGCGGGTGCTGATCCTGACCGGCTACTCCAGCATCGCCACGGCGGTGGAAGCCATCAAACGCGGCGCCTGCAATTACCTGTGCAAGCCCGCCGATGCGGATGATGTGCTGGCCGCGCTGCTGTCGCAGCATGCCGACCTCGACAGTCTGGTGCCGGAAAACCCGATGTCGGTCGATCGCCTGCAGTGGGAGCATATCCAGCGCGTGCTGAGCGAGCACGACGGCAACATCTCCGCCACTGCGCGTGCGCTGGGGATGCATCGGCGGACCTTGCAACGCAAGCTGCAGAAGCGACCGGTTCGTCGCTGAGCCAACGCACCAGCGCCAGGCACGCCCGCCTGGTGAGCGTCAGGGGCTGACCGTCCACTCTGTGGCGGTTGGGCCCGGGCGGCGCTCATGCTTTATGCTTGCGCTTCCGTAGTCGCAGGCGTCATCCATGCTTCCCCTCATCCTGCAGACCCTGAGCGTTACCGCTCCGGTGTTTGCCATGCTGTTTCTCGGCGTCGCGCTCAAGCGCCTCGGCTGGATCGACTCGGCATTCGTCTATACCGCGTCGGCACTGGTGTTCAAGGGCACCATGCCGACCCTGCTGTTCATCTCCATCATCAAGGCCGACCTGAATGCGGCGCTTCAGCCTGCGCTGTTGCTGTACTTCGTCGTCGCCACGATAGCCACGTTCTTCGTCGCCTGGCTCTGGGCGCTGTGGCGCTGCCCCGTGTCCGACCGGGGCGTGTACGTTCAGGGCGCCTTTCGCGGCAACAACGGCATCGTCGGGCTGGCTTTGGCCAGCAGCCTCTACGGCGACTACGGGCTCTCGGTCGGCGGAGTGCTGGCCGGTGTGGTGATCCTGGTCTACAACAGCCTTTCGGCGATGGTCCTGGCCATCTACAGTCCGAACGGCCAGGTCGGGGCGAAGGACATCCTGCTCAGCATCCTGCGCAATCCCTTGATCATCGGTGTTGTCGCCGCGGTGCCGTTCGCCCTTTGGCAGATCGCCTTGCCGGGGTGGCTGATGACGTCCGGGCAGTACTTCGCCCAGATGACGCTGCCGCTGGCGCTGATCTGCATTGGTGCCACGCTGTCGCTCGACGCCCTGCGTACCAGCAGCGGCAGCGCGCTGAGCTCGAGCCTGATGAAGATGGTGTGGCTTCCGGCGCTTGCAACGCTCGGTGCCTGGGCCTGCGGGTTCCGCAACGCCGAACTGGGCATCCTGTTTCTCTATTTCGCCAGCCCTACGGCCGCGGCGAGCTTCGTCATGGCGCGTGCCGTCAACTCCAATCACCAGCTTGCCGCCACCATCATCGTTATCACCACACTGATGGCGGCCCTTAGCATCAATGCCGGGTTGTTCGTGCTGGGATGGCTGGGCTGGACCTGAGTCGTCCATCAGTACGGTGCGACGGCTACCGTTTATCGTCAATGTGATCGATATCGGCTTTATGGCTTAAGAATCACTGCGCCATGGTCGTAATCGGTCATCAGACCTCAGAAAAAAAACCGCGTTTCCGTCAAATTGCCCGGAACGTTCGACGGCATGCCAGCAAGGCAGCCGGTTTGTGTTCCAGGAAATCTTTCATGGCATTTTTCACACCTTCGAACCGGTCGCTGACGCGTGACGATATCCGCGTGGTGAATCTGCGGCGGCTGGCAGTGCCGGGCCTTGTTCTGGTGCTGGGCCTGAGTCTGGGCAGCTTCGCCGGCGGCGTCTGGGTTGGCAGCGACCTGCGCCCGCAGGAGAGCGTCCAGCTGGACGAGCCTGCTCTCGCCGATGAGGGCCGCTTCGCCATTGCGCGTGTCGGCGAGGTGGTCGGCCGGTTGAAATCCCTCGAGTCCGATCTGCTCGCCTTGCAGCAGATGCTGGACCAGCAGCGTGAGCTGCACGGTCAGCTGTCAGCGCTGGATCCGACATTGCTGCCGGTGCTGGCGCCGGAACGTCCCGTCGGCGCAGGGCAGGGCGGTGTGCTGTTGCCGCCCCGCGGCTGCGCCGGCGAGCTGTCGCAGGATGGCGAGACGCTGACCCTGGCCGATCTGCGGCGCAGCGAGACCTCGGCGCGCTGCATGCGCGTGCTGCTCGATGGCCTGATGCAGCGGGTGGCCGAGCGCAATGCGGCACTGATGGCGATCCCATCCCGGCGGCCGGTGGGCGAGGCGCGCCTGGGCTCTGCCTTTGGCAATCGCATCGATCCCTTCCGCAAGACCCTGGCCTTTCATTCTGGCGTGGACTTCGCGCTGAAGAGCGGCTCCGATGTGGTTGCGGCCGCCGGCGGTCGGGTGCGCTTCGCCGGCTACCGTGGCGCATACGGCAAGCTGGTGGAGATCGATCATGGCAACCGGCTGGTCACGCGGTACGCTCATCTGTCGCGGCTGGATGTACGCCAGGGTGAGGTGGTCACACCGGCGCAGCGTATCGGGGCGGTGGGGTCGACGGGGCGTTCGACCGGCCCGCATCTGCACTTCGAAGTGCTGCACAAGGGGCGCTTCGTCGATCCACAGCGTTTTCTGGCACTGGGCGATCTGGAGCGCGCCAGCGATGGCCTGGCTGAAGACTAGGCGGCCGTCCACGCGCGAGCTGGTACGTGCCGAACATCGGCTGCAGGCAGCACGCGGCGCTCGCGCGGGGCGCCTGATCATCCTCGCCTTGCTTTGCGTGATCGGCGCACTGCTGTACCTGCGGCTCGACGAACAGGCGGCTCAGGCGCGGCAGATCGAAGTGCTGCATCAGCAAAACCTGACGCTCAGTGCCGAGCTGGAGCATGCCCGGCTGCAGCGGCAGGAAGCCCAGGCCACCGAGGAGCAGCTGTTACGGCGTATCGCCACCCTTTCCGCGCAGGTCGAGCGCTTGCAGACCGACCTGGCCTTCTTCCGGCAACAGAAGAAGGCTCGTTAACTTTCTGGAGTGAGTGATGTTCAACAAGAAGAAGCCGGTGGCGCGCGTCACCATTGACCAGTTTTCCAGCCTGATCTCCGGCAACCTGTCGCTGGTCGGCGACGTGACGTTCGAAGAAGGGCTGAAGGTAAGTGGCGAGGTGCGAGGCAATGTTCGCCACAAGGCTGGCACCCACAGCCTGCTCGCACTCAGCGCCGAGGGTTGGATCGAGGGCAATGTCAGCAGCTACGATGCGCTGATCGACGGCACCATCGTTGGCGATCTTGTTGTCGAGCATCTGCTGGAGCTGCATTCCAATGCGCAGGTTCGCGGCAATATCCGCTATCGCCAGCTGAGCATGGAAAATGGCGCCGTGGTCGATGGCACCCTCAGTCGTATGGGGGAGGAAGAGGAAACGGCGCAGGTGCTCGAACTGCCTCGGCCGCAGGTGCGCGAAGGCTGAACGGGCGGGCCGCTCCGGCCCGCCCAGGCGTCCTCTGCGTTAGCGCTGGACCTTCCAGGCGCGGGCGGCGATGACCAGCAGGGTGATGGCGGTCAGCGGCAGGGCATAGCCGATCATCGCATCGCCGAAGGTCTCGGCGAACGGTCGACCGGTGCTGGTCAGTACCAGGTACAGCGTGTACGCCACGTAGTAGGCGAGGAACAGCGCGCCTTCCCAGCGCTTGATGCAGTAGCCGGCGAAGAAGATCGGCAGGCAGGCCACGGCGACCGCGATCATTACCGGGAAGTCGAATGCCAGTGCGTTGGACGACACGCCGATCGCCTGCGGCGAAACCAGCGAGGCCAGGCCTAGCACGCAGAGCAGGTTGAAGATGTTGCTGCCGACGATGTTGCCCACCGCGATATCACGCTCGCCGCGGAAGGCCGCCATGATCGATGTGGCCAGTTCCGGCAGCGAAGTGCCGACCGCGATCACGGTGAGGCCGATGACCAGTTCCGACAGGCCGAGCGCGCGTGCCAGCGCGACGGCACCCTCGACCAGGAAGTTGGACCCGACGACCAGCAGTACCAGCCCAGCGAGCACCAGGCCGGCATTGATCAGGCCGGCATGGGGTTTGGCCGGTTCGTCGAGACCGAACTCCTTGGCGAACTCGTCATCGGCAGCGGCCGCGCTCTCGCGACGGCTGCTGATCACCAGGAACAGGGTGTAGATCACCACGGCGCTGAACAGGATGGCGCCGTCGATGCGACTGAGCTGGCCATCCCAGGCCAGGCCGAAGGTGACTAGGCTGGCGCCGATCATGATCGGCACGTCGAGGCGGATCAACTGGCGCGACACCACCAGCGGCGCAACCAGCGCCGTCATGCCGAGGATCAGCAGCACGTTGGCGATGTTGCTGCCGACCACGTTGCCAATGGCGATATCGCCACTGCCATTGAGCGAAGCCTGCACGCTGACCGCCGTTTCCGGTGCGCTGGTGCCGAAGGCGACCACGGTCAGGCCGATGACCAGCGGCGAAAT harbors:
- a CDS encoding SIMPL domain-containing protein (The SIMPL domain is named for its presence in mouse protein SIMPL (signalling molecule that associates with mouse pelle-like kinase). Bacterial member BP26, from Brucella, was shown to assemble into a channel-like structure, while YggE from E. coli has been associated with resistance to oxidative stress.), with translation MHPSLLRRAAFVAVLASATSLPAMAEEARYNQVALRAEVSSEVAHDRMHVTLYSEAQHSDPAELAAQTTRALNQALQTARQNKDVIVSQGSRNSYPVYDDKGQQITGWRERAELRLESGDFASLSKLTAELMKSLKMGGMYFSVSDPIRKQNEDALLKDAVAAFQARAQLATEALGGSGYKLVSLNLNGGGFQPVMRSSAMKMDMMESAPVPEIEAGTRQVTINADGVIEVQMP
- a CDS encoding TonB-dependent receptor domain-containing protein, whose amino-acid sequence is MSTPFARTALSCAMIGCSWTALAQNAPVTLNDTVVSAAGFEQKITEAPASISVISREDLQQKRYNNLAQALGDVEGIDIGQGTGKTGGLNISIRGMPSQYTLILIDGRRQNAAGNVTPNGFNETSTSFMPPLSAIERIEVIRGPMSTLYGSDAMGGVINIITRKVAKEWTGSLTQDYTYQEDRDFGDTRNTSIYASGPLVDGLLGLQLRGSLFDREASDLEIAPGVPMSRRGGSAVEGGNHTIGGRLTLTPNDSHDISLDVERGRQRYENDDCQLGTLDGQGSGAADTGCSVNQPTQANGYADKLRFERDQYALTHTGRFGFGTVDSSLMRNTTETIGRTIPGGTFGRPGFLPIGAPYPNFPSIIVGDDRELKTTNTVLDSKLTTPIGDANIATVGLQWWKAEMTDSLAGEDFEQTTKAVFAENEWRIRNDLALTVGGRYDDHETFGGHFSPRAYLVWNTTDHWTLKGGVSRGYKAPDLNDLHDGINGVTGQGSTTTIGNPDLKPETSTTTELGAYYDSLTGFSANATLFHNKFKDKIASGDPVANPLCASNPGSGSTPPGTCPRNINIDDATTKGIELAASWNFAPAWTLSGNYTYTDSEQKSGSNKGEPLTNTPEHLANVKLDWQTSERLGLWLKSEYRGERARFTSSYANLANADGTYSTSQSIYDTLGKNTKAYTLFHLGGSYRAAENLTINATIYNLFDKDFVDGSAYTTYSTPRYNSAGVITAPGGVPGDPAYGTDYSHFGAATTGIVEEGRRLWLSANFTF
- a CDS encoding PepSY-associated TM helix domain-containing protein, with amino-acid sequence MRLWLGTLRQWHWISSALCLVGMLLFSVTGITLNHAGQIESKPQVQSRAAQLPESLLAKLQTETPESGLPVELRAWLEQTLDIRLAGREAEWSDGELYVALPRPGGDAWLSLSSETGELEYESTDRGWIAYFNDLHKGRHTGEAWSWFIDFFAVACVVFSLTGLLLLQRHAGNRPSTWPLVGLGLVIPLLLALLFIH
- a CDS encoding DUF4198 domain-containing protein, producing MKPVIKWTTLALAVCLPLSAQAHRAWMLPSATVLSGEEPWITVDAAVSNDLFYFEHVPMRLKGIGEAAQAPAGGPPGMRRPVPELQIIAPDGSNVSAQNGSIGRYRSTFDVQLSQKGTYKLAVANSGLFASWKENGQPRRWMGTAESFTKDVPAKAEGLKVSQTSNRMEVFVTSGAPSTEVLAPTGQGLELKPVTHPNDLFAGEAADFVFLLDGKPAADVEISVIPGGNRYRDELGEIKAKTDKDGKVSITWPEAGMYWMEAELTTDKGVSKPATERRASYSATLEVLAP
- a CDS encoding DUF2271 domain-containing protein, with protein sequence MRKRLLLPLALLSAPLHAADLQLDVEIPRLDVAEYHRPYVAIWLERPDQSHVANLAVWYDTKLKDKEGEKWLKDLRQWWRRSGRSLEMPVDGVSGATRAVGSHRLQFSDRQAPLKTLEAGEYRVVVEAAREVGGRELLRVPFSWPPKQSAEHQAQGQSELGAITLKLTP
- a CDS encoding sulfite reductase subunit alpha, whose protein sequence is MHSSLLALLRAWPLYSCIAVASCLLWWQPAREVSAAVVIALYLALSLRCWHGRLRPRAAVDGPAQLVIAYASQGGQAQDFAERSAAQLRDAGQQTLLLPLNALDPNHWAAPRILFVVSTYGEGEAPDNAARFEQRLAADGIHAQSLEYAVLAFGDRQYRDFCAFGRRLDERLRQLGGLPLFDRLEADRGDPGVLRHWQHQLAHLSGDSHFSDWLPAPYQPWRLTDRHCLNPGSSGAPVQLLTLAPPSEQTSWRAGDIVEVGPRHALARIEALLLDVGLDPHELFDGQSLAAQLSRRHLPATGDLHGLDAEALLALPPLPHREYSIASIPADGAVQLVVREAFQADGTPGLGSGWLCRYAAIGEEIDLRIRSNPAFHGPDAATPLILIGNGTGIAVLRAHLRERAAHPGSRNWLLFGERNAAHDFLFHEELALWRESGHLQRLDLAFSRDQPEKRYVQHVLRDAADDLRHWVAQGAAIYVCGSLEGMGQEVQQILLGLLGQTRLEQLSEQGRYRRDLY